Below is a window of Allomuricauda ruestringensis DSM 13258 DNA.
CTACTTGCACCAAATTTGTGGTCTCGTTGGCTTCGTACAATGCACAGGCATGGTTGTACTTTGTGCCCCCGTACTCTTTGCGCAAATCGGCGTGGGCATCAATCTGAAGCACGGTGAGACCCTCAAAACATTCGTTGAAAGCTCTGATGGCTCCAATAGAAATGGAATGCTCCCCTCCTATCATGGTCACCAATTTGTTTCGGTTGATGTACTCTTTCACGGTTTTATGTACCGCTCCGACCATGGTTTCGGGCGATGCAAAATCTTCTATGGCATCTGCCAAGTAAACTCCTTGTTTATAAACTTCACTATCCGTTTCAATATCGTAAACCTCCATATTTTCCGAGGCTTCCAAAAAGGCTTCGGGGCCTTTGTCCGCACCTTTTCCCCAAGTACTGGTACCATCATAAGGTACTGGCAACAATACCACTTTGGCCTTTTCGGCCAACCCATATTCCTTTGGAATACCGGCGTATGTTCTTTCTGTTTTCATTTTTTTAATGCTGATTGTCCGTTTAATGTCATAATGGTGTTTTTGGCGTCATGTTGAACTTGTTTCAACATCTCATCCTGCTGACTATGAGCATCTTTATGTGACCCTGAATCAAGTTCAGGGTGACGTTGGTAATATTATGACACATTGTGGACATTCATTTTTTTAATAATTCCTTTTTCAGTTTTTGCTTGATACCGATAAATCATTGGCTTTTACCATAACATCAGCAGACTTTTTGTTTCCGTATCCCAGTATGGACAAAAACTCACCTGCTGTTTGTTGCTCTGCAAATACCGATGTTTTTATATTCCCTTCCTCATCTTTGTTAATGAGAATATGTTTGGGACTGGGAATCAAGCAATGTTGTAATCCGCCAAATCCTCCTATGGTTTCTTGGTAAGCACCTGTATTGAAAAATCCAATGTAAAGGGGCTTGTCCTTTCTGTATTTGGGAAGATAAATGGCATTCATGTGCTGCTCCGAGTTATAATAATCATCACTATCACAGGTAAGCCCTCCCAATAGAATACGCTCATATTCATCGTTCCAACGGTTTATGGCCAGCATAATAAACCTTTTGCTAATGGCCCAAGAATCTGGCATAGTGGTTATAAAAGATGAGTTGATCATGTTCCACTTTTCACGGTCGTTCTGTTGTTTTTGATAGAGTACTTCGTAAATGTTTCCACCACTTTCCCCAACGGTAAAGCTTCCAAACTCGGTGAAAATATTTGGGGGCTCTACGTCTGCTTCTTCACATGCCTGTGCAATTTGATGGATAATCTCGTCCACCATATATTCATAATCGTATTCAAAGGCCAAGGAGTTCTTGATTGGAAACCCGCCGCCAATGTTTAAGCCATCCAATGTTGGACACACTTTTTTTAGGTTGATGTAAACTTTTAAACACTTTAAAAGTTCGTTCCAGTAGTATGCCGTGTCCCGTATTCCTGTATTGATGAAGAAATGAAGCATCTTCAACTCAACTTGTTTATTGGGTTTTATGGATTGATTGAAAAAAGGCACTATGTTTTTATAACCGATACCCAATCTAGAGGTATAAAACTCAAACTTGGGCTCTTCTTCGGAGGCAATTCGGATTCCAATCTGAAATTTTCCATCAATTACTTCGCCCAACAAATTAATTTCCTCGTAATTATCAATTATCGGGATGCAATTTCGATGGCCTTCATTGATCAACTTCGCAATGTTTTGGATGTATTGATCCCTTTTAAAACCATTACAGATCACATAGGTATCTTTTGTGATTTTGCCCGCATTCTTCAAATGCTCAACAATATTGATATCAAAAGCCGATGAAGTCTCAATATGAATGTCATTTTTAAGGGCTTCATTCAAAACATGCTCAAAATGTGAGCTTTTGGTACAATAACAATAGTGATATTTACCTGGATAGTTATGATTCTTAATGGCTTTATTGAACCAACCCTTCGCCCTTTGGATATTCTCGGATATTTTGGGCAAATAGGTAAACTTTAAAGGTGTTCCGTAGCGTTGCACCAAACCATAAAGGTCTATTCCGTGGAACTGTAGTTTATTGTCTTCCAACTGAAATTCCTCTTGAGGAAAATCATAGGTCTGCTCGATTAAATCGATGTATTTCGTTTTCATTTAAATTTCGTAATTGTATTATAAGATATTAATAAAGTAGGAGGTCTGAAAATCAATGTTTTCAGATACGAAATTCAAAAATGGTATATGGTACAAAGTAAGGAGTCCGTGAAAAATCACGGTCAATATGATATAGCTCTTCGAAAGTCAGCCCGTATATCCGGTGTCTTGATCTTAAGACGGCTTTTTGGGTAGACTTTCTTATCCCCAAAAGCCCGAACATGAAAAAAGTCTTCAAAGCTTATAGGCAATGCGTCCATATTCGGTGGACTCATTTATGGGGCAAACATAACTAAAAATCCAATACTGCAACTTTTTTTACAAAAATTTTTATAGAATACAATTTTATGAATATCAATAACTTACATCCAAAAAAGTGAAATAGGAGCAATTGTAAACAAAAGCTGGTCAGTAAAAAACATCTACTGACCAGCTTCTCTCTATATTATTTAAATCGATATGATTAACCTACTAACGGTGGCTTGTCGTTAATGAAAGGTTGTTTGTAGAAACGTCTTCCTTTTGTTTTGTACAATGCATTGGATAATGCGGCTATTGCAGGAGGTAAGGAAGGCTCTCCCAAACCGGTTGGGTCTATTCCATTGTCCACAAAGAATACCTCAATGTTTTTTGGTGCTTCGGAATTGCGCATGAGACGATAGGTATCAAAATTTGATTGCTCTGGTTTACCGGCCTCAAAAGTCAACGCACTGTACATTGAGTGGCCAATACCATCTATTATCCCACCTTCAATCTGGTTTTTAGCGGCCAACGGATTAATTACGATACCGCAATCCACGGCACAGGTCACTTTATTAACTCTCGGCATATCGCCGCCGCCATTTTCCAATTCCAATACTTGAGCTACATAGGAATTGTGACAGTAATATGCCGCTACACCACGGGATTCACCTGTTTCGGTGTCCCAATTGGATTTTTCCTTGACGAGTTTTAGTACTCCCGCATAACGTTCTGGGTCGTAATCATTTTTCTCTGGGTCGCCCACAGGATTGTTGATGGCTCTATCAAAAAGCTCTAAACGGAATTCCAATGGGTCTTTGCCTGCAGCTTCTGCCACCTCATCCATAAAGGCTTGTTCGGCCCCTGCAATAAAGTTGGAGCGGGGAGCTCTCCATGCTCCGGTGGTCACATTGGTTTCCAAGCTATGCTTTTCTGCTAAGTAGTTGTCCACGGCTCCTGCTGGAAAACGGTTTTCAAAGATAAGGTCATCGTTGGTACCTGCTCCGCGCACATGCCAAGCAATCAGGTTTCCGTTTTCATCCAAACCTGCTTTGTATTTTACTTTGTAAGAGGGTCGGTAGGTACCTTGGGTCATATCATCTTCCCTGGAATACACCAATTTCACCGGAGCATTCATTTTCTGGGAAATCGCGGCTGCCTCCACTGCAAAAGTTCCATATAAGCGACGGCCAAAACCTCCACCCATACGGGTCATCATTACATCTATCTTTTCTGCCGGCATACCCAATCTGGATACCAATGTCTGTTCTAAAAATTCTGGAGTCTGAATTGGACCCAACAATTCTGCCTTTTCTGGTGTAACGTGTGCAAAAAAGTTCATGGGCTCCATGGTATTATGGGCCAAATAGGGTGCTGAATAGGTACTTTCCACAATTTTTGCCGCCTTTTTGAAAGCTGCATCCACGTCTCCATCCTTTCTTGCTGGTTCTTCTTGGGGCTTTTCCAAAAGTGATGCAAGCGCTTCATCATGGTAAGAGGTACTTTCCAATTTGGATACCTCTTCCCATTCCACGTTCAATGCTTTCTTGGCCTGCATACATTCCCATGTACTATTGCCTACAATGGCAACCAGTTCTGGAATAGCACCTCCATCTGACCATTGTTTTTCTACATCTTCGGGGTAGGCCTCAAAATGGAAGACATCTTTTATTCCGGGCATGGATTTTACCGATTCTGCATTCATGCTCTTGAATTTCACTCCAAAAGCTGGTGGATGCACAATCATAGCGGTAAGCATCCCTTCTTTATATACATCCAATCCAAAAAGTGGTTTACCAGTAACAATTTTTTTGCCATCCACGTTCTTCTTGTCCGTACCTATGATGGAAAAGCTACCGTTATCTTTTAACTGGACTTCTTCGGGAACTTCAATACTTGTGGCAGCTGAGGCCATTTCTCCGTAGCCAGCCGAATTTCCACTTGCTTCATGGGTCAAGACACCATCTTTTGTGGTAATTTCATCTACAGAAACGTCCCACGCTTGTGCTGCAGCTTCTTTCAACATATGTCTTGCAGTGGCTCCGGCCATTCGCAAACTTTCCCACCCTTGTCGGATGGACTGGCTGCCACCGGCCAATTGCCGTGTGAAAATATCGGTGTTCAATGGAGCTTGTTCCACCAATACATCCTTCCATGCAATATCGAGCTCTTCTGCCACGATCATGGGCATGGATGTTTTTACGTTCTGACCTATTTCGGGGTTGGGCGACATGATGGTCACCATACCGTTATCCCCTACTTTTAGGAAACCGTTGAGTTCGAACCACTCATCTGGCAGGCTATTTACCTGCTCCGGAGTCATTTTACAAGAAGCCAACCAGCTAAACCCGATAACAAGTCCACCACTAGCCAACCCTGTATTCCTAATAAAGGCCCTTCGTCCTATTTTTGTCTTAACAAGTGTCATTATACTAGTTTTATGGGTTATGATTTAGCCGCTAGTTTCACGGCTTTTTTGATTCTCGTGTAGGTACCACAACGGCAGATGTTTCCGTTCATGGCCATTTCAATTTCTTCGTCTGTTGGATTTGGATTTTTCTCCAAAAGTGCGGAAGCTGTCATAATTTGACCTGCTTGGCAATACCCACATTGGGGCACATCCACTTCCAACCAAGCCTTTTGTACTGGATGGTCGCCCTCCTCGGATAAGCCTTCGATGGTTTTGATTTCGGAATTTCCTACGGAGGATACGGTTAGCATACAAGCTCTGGTCGCAGTGCCGTCCAAATGAATGGTGCAGGCCCCGCATTGTGCTATACCACATCCGTATTTTGTTCCCACTAAATTCAGGTGATCTCTTAAAACCCAGAGGACTGGTGTGGATGGATCCACATCGACCTCCTGTTTTGTTCCGTTGATGTTAAGTGTAAATGTTGCCATAATGTTGATTAATTCCCTTTGAAGTTAAAGCTTTATTGGAACAAAATGGAATATTAAGTCAAACAACCATGAAAAATTAACATTGTTTTTAGTTTTTCTTAAGTTACTTAAAATCAATACAAATAAGAAGCGGGTAATTCATCCCGAAACCAACTAAAAAAGTCATTAAAATTGTTGATAATTTTAATTCGGCTCAATACTTTAACCGCGCAAAAACGGGCAAGTGGTCCGAGGGATATCGGGTATCCTTGGAATCACTCAAAATCGCACTTTTTAGTACCTCAAAATCATCGGAAACAAAAATATAGTCGATTCTTCGTTCCACAGGCTTATTGAATTCAAAGCCATTGAAAGTTCCATCAGGACCAAAGGCATTTTCCCCAGCGGCGATGTGGGTATCTGCCATTTCACCAACAATTACCTGTACTCCTGGGCTATCACTTTCCAAATTGAAATCTCCTGTTAAAACCACTGGGTAGTTTTCCATGTTCAACTCCTTAATTTTCTCAAGGATAAGTTTGGAGCTTTCTTCCCGTGCCTTGACGCCTACATGATCAAAGTGGGTGTTGAAGACCATGAACCTGGCCCCATCATTATTATTTTCAAAAATACCATAGGTGCAAGTTCGGGGCAAAGCTGCATCCCATCCTTTGGATGGTTTATCAGGGGTAAGGGATAGCCAAAAAGTAGACTGTTCAATAAGTTTCACCCTCTTTTTGTCGTAGAAGATAGCGGTGTGTTCCCCTCTCTCATCACCATAATCGCGGCCTACTCCGAAATAGGCATAGTCCTCCAAACCTTCATCAATTTCTTTGACCTGATGAATCAACCCTTCTTGTATACCGAATACATCCGGATTGTAGAAATTAAGCTGTGAGATGAGAAACTCCTTTCGGTTGTCCCAATTGTTGGGTGCATCATCAGGGTTATCATATCGAATGTTGTACGAAATAACGTCAATGGTTTGCCCTTGGGCACTTAACAATGCCCCAATAGCCAAAAGAATTAAAAAGGTGTTTTTCATTGTTCAGGTTTCTATATTTTTTTAAATCTCTTCTTCGTGAGTAATCGAAAGGGAGTTGATTGCTTTATAATTTAAGTATGCAAACTATTCAATTTTTTGTGCATTAAGGTTACTTTATCTTTATATTCTTCATTATTGACATATTCCTCTTTCAACTATGGTCAATTGTCATAAAACTTACCTGCTTATTTGACTTTCATTAAGTAATTCTCCCTGCTTTGGTCATCAATTTTACTTTTCTGTAATCAAATTTAATCTTTAATCAACCCTTTTACCTTTTCCCTAATAATTATTGGGAATTCCTTAATCCCTTGCCTTGCCGCTACCATTTATTTTAGCCCCCGAAATGTTAAAGACTATTAACATCCCATCAAAATTTAACTGTTAACCAAAATTAATAAACCATCCAATTCTAATTTATGAAAGTAAATAAGCTCTTTAGCTTCCACACCTCTAAAAAAGGTAGGGCCTTGCCATTTTTTGAGGTCTTGGCGCTTTTTTTTCTAACCATACCTCTAAAAGCGCAAACCCCTTCTGATGCACTTATGATGCCCTCCAAGAACATTTGCGTTCTTTTTTCTTATGATATGGGCACTTTTGACCGATATTGGGAAGGATCATATTTAAGATCCAATGAAACCATAGCCACTGTGGACCGAAACACCGTTCTTCCCATGGCTGCCATAGGTATTTTGGACGACCTTAATTTTTATGTAAGCCTACCTTATGTAAAAACCGAATCTTCAGAACCCAATGGAGGAAAATTTGCAGGTGCCCGAGGGTTTCAGGATATTGGCTTTGCCCTGAAATACCGTGCCATACATAGTGATTTAGGAACCGGAAAACTCACTGCTCTTGCAACAGCGGGATTTTCAACTCCTTTTACCAATTACCTTTCCGATTACAGACCTTATAGTATTGGCGCTGGAGCTCCCGAGTTTTCTTTGCGTGCCATAGGCCAGTATGAGTTGAGCAACCAATTCTACCTCCGTGCCTCCCTTGCACATCTATGGAGAGGCTATACAGAGGCCGAACGGGATTATTACTACAACAATGGCAGTTACTATACCGCGTGGATGGACGTACCCAATGCATGGACCTACGAAGCTATTCTTGGCAAATGGCTCTTCGATACCTCATTAAAACTCGAACTGAGTTACACAAGCCTTGCCTCAACCAGCGGAGACGATATAAGGGCTTACAATGCTGCGCAACCCACCAATAAAGTGGAGTTTGACCGAG
It encodes the following:
- the speB gene encoding agmatinase, with the protein product MKTERTYAGIPKEYGLAEKAKVVLLPVPYDGTSTWGKGADKGPEAFLEASENMEVYDIETDSEVYKQGVYLADAIEDFASPETMVGAVHKTVKEYINRNKLVTMIGGEHSISIGAIRAFNECFEGLTVLQIDAHADLRKEYGGTKYNHACALYEANETTNLVQVGIRSMDHAETLVMDRDKVFFAHEMVSDDFWIDAVLDLMTDNVYITFDLDAFDPSIMPSTGTPEPGGLLWYETLDFLRRVFKEKNVVGFDIVELCPNDVDKSSDFLAAKLYYKMLSYKFSENNDFTE
- a CDS encoding arginine decarboxylase, which encodes MKTKYIDLIEQTYDFPQEEFQLEDNKLQFHGIDLYGLVQRYGTPLKFTYLPKISENIQRAKGWFNKAIKNHNYPGKYHYCYCTKSSHFEHVLNEALKNDIHIETSSAFDINIVEHLKNAGKITKDTYVICNGFKRDQYIQNIAKLINEGHRNCIPIIDNYEEINLLGEVIDGKFQIGIRIASEEEPKFEFYTSRLGIGYKNIVPFFNQSIKPNKQVELKMLHFFINTGIRDTAYYWNELLKCLKVYINLKKVCPTLDGLNIGGGFPIKNSLAFEYDYEYMVDEIIHQIAQACEEADVEPPNIFTEFGSFTVGESGGNIYEVLYQKQQNDREKWNMINSSFITTMPDSWAISKRFIMLAINRWNDEYERILLGGLTCDSDDYYNSEQHMNAIYLPKYRKDKPLYIGFFNTGAYQETIGGFGGLQHCLIPSPKHILINKDEEGNIKTSVFAEQQTAGEFLSILGYGNKKSADVMVKANDLSVSSKN
- a CDS encoding xanthine dehydrogenase family protein molybdopterin-binding subunit: MTLVKTKIGRRAFIRNTGLASGGLVIGFSWLASCKMTPEQVNSLPDEWFELNGFLKVGDNGMVTIMSPNPEIGQNVKTSMPMIVAEELDIAWKDVLVEQAPLNTDIFTRQLAGGSQSIRQGWESLRMAGATARHMLKEAAAQAWDVSVDEITTKDGVLTHEASGNSAGYGEMASAATSIEVPEEVQLKDNGSFSIIGTDKKNVDGKKIVTGKPLFGLDVYKEGMLTAMIVHPPAFGVKFKSMNAESVKSMPGIKDVFHFEAYPEDVEKQWSDGGAIPELVAIVGNSTWECMQAKKALNVEWEEVSKLESTSYHDEALASLLEKPQEEPARKDGDVDAAFKKAAKIVESTYSAPYLAHNTMEPMNFFAHVTPEKAELLGPIQTPEFLEQTLVSRLGMPAEKIDVMMTRMGGGFGRRLYGTFAVEAAAISQKMNAPVKLVYSREDDMTQGTYRPSYKVKYKAGLDENGNLIAWHVRGAGTNDDLIFENRFPAGAVDNYLAEKHSLETNVTTGAWRAPRSNFIAGAEQAFMDEVAEAAGKDPLEFRLELFDRAINNPVGDPEKNDYDPERYAGVLKLVKEKSNWDTETGESRGVAAYYCHNSYVAQVLELENGGGDMPRVNKVTCAVDCGIVINPLAAKNQIEGGIIDGIGHSMYSALTFEAGKPEQSNFDTYRLMRNSEAPKNIEVFFVDNGIDPTGLGEPSLPPAIAALSNALYKTKGRRFYKQPFINDKPPLVG
- a CDS encoding (2Fe-2S)-binding protein, whose translation is MATFTLNINGTKQEVDVDPSTPVLWVLRDHLNLVGTKYGCGIAQCGACTIHLDGTATRACMLTVSSVGNSEIKTIEGLSEEGDHPVQKAWLEVDVPQCGYCQAGQIMTASALLEKNPNPTDEEIEMAMNGNICRCGTYTRIKKAVKLAAKS
- a CDS encoding endonuclease/exonuclease/phosphatase family protein; the protein is MKNTFLILLAIGALLSAQGQTIDVISYNIRYDNPDDAPNNWDNRKEFLISQLNFYNPDVFGIQEGLIHQVKEIDEGLEDYAYFGVGRDYGDERGEHTAIFYDKKRVKLIEQSTFWLSLTPDKPSKGWDAALPRTCTYGIFENNNDGARFMVFNTHFDHVGVKAREESSKLILEKIKELNMENYPVVLTGDFNLESDSPGVQVIVGEMADTHIAAGENAFGPDGTFNGFEFNKPVERRIDYIFVSDDFEVLKSAILSDSKDTRYPSDHLPVFARLKY
- a CDS encoding transporter; this encodes MKVNKLFSFHTSKKGRALPFFEVLALFFLTIPLKAQTPSDALMMPSKNICVLFSYDMGTFDRYWEGSYLRSNETIATVDRNTVLPMAAIGILDDLNFYVSLPYVKTESSEPNGGKFAGARGFQDIGFALKYRAIHSDLGTGKLTALATAGFSTPFTNYLSDYRPYSIGAGAPEFSLRAIGQYELSNQFYLRASLAHLWRGYTEAERDYYYNNGSYYTAWMDVPNAWTYEAILGKWLFDTSLKLELSYTSLASTSGDDIRAYNAAQPTNKVEFDRVGLSAQYFFKSIKGLGIVAYHNRVVNGRNVPKFNNTGFGLTYQFNVIKKQTETTNEQ